One genomic region from Diabrotica undecimpunctata isolate CICGRU chromosome 9, icDiaUnde3, whole genome shotgun sequence encodes:
- the LOC140450967 gene encoding uncharacterized protein — MDEYGLHDKPERIWNVDESSLCIDPRKTKVVGGINTPSSRTITSPGKENTTSALMCNAAGQKAPPLIIYKGLHLWDQWIAPPGTDFEGSVYAATKKGWMEEAVFKNYFINTIIPSLSFERPILIIYDGHSTHMNIETLEAAMREHIIILKLPPHSSHLLQPLDLAIFKSFKVKWD, encoded by the coding sequence atggATGAATATGGTCTTCACGACAAACCTGAGAGAATCTGGAATGTGGACGAGAGTAGCTTGTGCATTGACCCCAGGAAGACAAAAGTTGTGGGAGGTATAAATACACCTTCATCGAGAACAATAACTTCTCCTGGTAAAGAAAATACCACAAGTGCTCTTATGTGTAATGCAGCTGGCCAAAAAGCTCCAccattaataatttataaaggtTTGCACTTATGGGATCAATGGATAGCTCCACCAGGTACTGATTTTGAGGGTAGTGTTTATGCAGCGACAAAAAAAGGTTGGATGGAAGAAGccgtttttaaaaattacttcatAAACACTATAATTCCATCACTTTCATTTGAAAGaccaatattaattatttatgatGGACATTCCACTCATATGAATATCGAGACGTTAGAAGCCGCTATGCGAGAACATATTATAATTCTAAAACTGCCACCCCATTCCAGCCACCTTTTACAGCCACTAGACCTGGCTATTTTTAAATCctttaaagttaaatgggattaa